The following coding sequences are from one Methanococcoides orientis window:
- a CDS encoding RAD55 family ATPase yields the protein MRFIDTIQGLDDIFENDIPKGSVVLITGPPGSLKSGLTFSILSKYLDNSSEFGIYITLEQNKRSHLENMKSMGIELSENLAISDFTDYRLQYDEFSGDLLNLIETNIIQYKHKLGDKFTCLTLDSLGALYSLMDVEPRLMRKRLYHLLEPLRREKLTTFLILEMADPNGPNHDFEGYLADGIIELGVHTKDDSTNRFIRVKKMRASAHSMDPYILTVSDDGLQIYRGTIF from the coding sequence GTGAGATTTATAGATACAATTCAAGGCCTTGATGACATATTTGAAAACGACATACCAAAAGGAAGTGTAGTTCTAATAACTGGTCCACCAGGAAGTCTCAAATCAGGACTGACATTCTCCATACTTTCAAAATACCTGGATAACAGCAGTGAATTTGGAATATATATAACTCTTGAACAAAATAAGCGAAGCCACCTTGAGAATATGAAAAGTATGGGAATAGAACTTTCGGAAAATCTAGCCATATCAGACTTTACTGATTACAGGCTCCAGTATGATGAATTTTCAGGAGATCTATTAAACCTTATAGAGACAAATATCATTCAGTACAAGCATAAATTGGGAGATAAATTTACTTGCTTAACACTGGATTCACTGGGAGCGCTTTATTCCCTGATGGATGTCGAACCACGCCTTATGAGAAAAAGGCTCTATCACCTATTAGAACCACTAAGAAGAGAGAAACTGACTACGTTCCTGATCCTGGAAATGGCAGATCCAAATGGGCCTAACCATGACTTCGAGGGTTATCTTGCAGATGGGATAATCGAACTGGGAGTTCATACAAAAGATGATAGTACAAATCGTTTCATAAGAGTTAAAAAAATGCGTGCATCAGCCCATAGTATGGACCCATACATCCTCACAGTTTCAGACGATGGACTGCAAATATACAGAGGAACTATATTCTGA
- a CDS encoding CooT family nickel-binding protein — MCELNAIVINGDERELVMESVTKMVVDGDSIELTGIFGEKTIIFGSIKEVDFSKGETIIIGN, encoded by the coding sequence ATGTGCGAACTGAATGCAATAGTTATCAACGGTGATGAAAGGGAATTGGTTATGGAATCAGTCACTAAAATGGTGGTTGATGGGGATTCCATAGAACTTACCGGAATATTCGGGGAAAAGACGATCATCTTTGGTTCAATAAAAGAGGTCGATTTTTCAAAAGGGGAAACTATAATTATTGGAAATTGA
- a CDS encoding homocitrate synthase family protein, producing MSNTDYYSKNELMNFIDTKPLDIEICDVTLRDGEQTPGVAFTKEEKIDLAMELDAIGVEVIEAGFPVVSSSEKEIVKEISNMGLNSNICCLARSVISDVDAAIDCDVDIVSIFIAMSDLHLKFKYHKSCADVFSCAMSSIEHAKDHGLKVRFAAEDGTRTDVETLKKAFIAAEEYKVDYVSIADTIGILSPATTHYLVSEINKVVNTPICIHCHDDLGMATANTLVAAEAGAKQLHTTVNGIGERAGNASLEELLVALRVQHGIERYDTTKLTGISNKLQEYSGLPIAVNKSVVGKHAFTHESGIHVMAILEEPRTYELFSPEMVGGKRNLIVGKHTGKKALKGIVEDLGYNLENDELCDLILKVKNCTEVKKGLSRERLETLIQTVQSHQG from the coding sequence ATGTCAAACACTGATTATTATTCCAAAAATGAACTTATGAACTTCATCGATACGAAACCTCTTGACATCGAGATATGCGATGTAACATTGAGGGACGGTGAACAAACCCCAGGCGTAGCTTTCACAAAGGAAGAAAAGATCGATCTCGCAATGGAACTTGATGCCATAGGCGTCGAGGTTATCGAAGCTGGATTTCCTGTTGTCTCCAGTTCTGAGAAAGAGATCGTCAAAGAGATCAGCAATATGGGGTTAAACTCAAATATTTGCTGTCTTGCACGCTCTGTGATAAGTGATGTTGACGCAGCGATAGATTGCGATGTTGATATAGTAAGCATCTTTATTGCGATGTCTGACCTTCATTTAAAGTTCAAGTATCACAAAAGTTGCGCAGACGTATTCAGCTGTGCAATGAGCAGCATTGAGCATGCAAAAGACCATGGCCTTAAGGTCAGGTTTGCAGCAGAGGATGGCACCAGGACCGATGTGGAAACTCTCAAAAAAGCGTTCATTGCAGCTGAAGAATATAAGGTCGATTATGTCAGTATCGCAGATACTATTGGCATTTTAAGCCCTGCAACAACCCATTATCTTGTGTCTGAGATAAATAAAGTGGTTAATACCCCTATTTGCATCCACTGCCACGATGATCTGGGAATGGCAACTGCAAATACTCTTGTAGCTGCAGAGGCCGGTGCAAAACAATTGCATACAACGGTCAATGGTATTGGCGAACGAGCAGGCAATGCATCCCTTGAAGAGTTGCTTGTTGCATTAAGGGTACAACATGGTATTGAAAGATATGATACTACGAAACTTACAGGGATCTCAAATAAGCTTCAGGAATATTCCGGATTACCAATTGCTGTAAATAAGTCCGTAGTTGGCAAGCATGCTTTTACACATGAATCCGGAATTCATGTAATGGCCATTCTGGAAGAACCGCGAACCTATGAACTTTTTAGTCCTGAAATGGTAGGCGGAAAGCGCAACCTCATAGTAGGCAAACACACCGGGAAAAAAGCACTAAAAGGAATAGTCGAAGATCTTGGATATAACTTAGAAAATGATGAGCTCTGCGATCTTATTCTTAAAGTAAAGAACTGTACAGAGGTTAAAAAAGGATTATCTCGTGAAAGGCTGGAAACCCTTATTCAAACTGTACAATCCCATCAGGGATGA
- a CDS encoding helix-turn-helix domain-containing protein, with translation MVKTEMIPIQKKLTHQELNKRIRYIETLIKVLDRLYFIRYRYTGDSVEEAASKVGVTKKVAYVWQKRWNKDGYAGLLPRHGGGRPSKLSEDQKNDLRIYLRVQKSWTTTQVANLIKEKFGVEYSLKQVRIIMKSLD, from the coding sequence ATGGTAAAAACAGAAATGATTCCTATTCAAAAAAAATTGACTCACCAGGAACTTAACAAAAGGATACGATATATTGAGACATTGATCAAAGTACTGGATCGTTTATACTTTATCCGTTACAGATATACGGGAGACTCCGTAGAGGAAGCTGCAAGCAAGGTTGGCGTTACTAAAAAGGTTGCATATGTATGGCAAAAAAGGTGGAATAAGGATGGATATGCAGGATTACTACCCAGGCATGGCGGGGGCAGACCTTCTAAATTAAGCGAAGACCAGAAGAATGATCTGAGGATATACCTGAGGGTGCAAAAGAGCTGGACAACTACCCAGGTTGCCAACCTTATCAAAGAGAAATTTGGAGTGGAGTATTCATTAAAACAAGTTAGGATTATTATGAAATCTCTCGATTAA
- a CDS encoding DUF835 domain-containing protein gives MTNDLPKILVVDDESTNLEVMEAYLSSDYEIAMATSGKEALEQVKQFQPDIILLDILMPIMDGFQTCKLLKTDEETKFIPIILVTALSEKEDRIKGIEAGADEFLTKPINILELKSRIRSLLKLKHQHDLLLEERDTAQKYLNIAGVLILVLDNDQNIIEINNKGTHVLECTREEIIGLNWYNNFIPEEYRTESKERFNNLVKDSSRDVGDIPEKTIMTRKGNEKILSWSAIKLKDKNGKTYGILCSGEDITLQKNVENNLKKANEHLDLLIKMSPIATIVINEENKILKANESVAELLGFEINDMLHTPMSKLVLDNQNIEFTDKKDMIIGFLKKNGDSIDLNVSTSLIKKNDDEKELIINLQNISELRGLLIDPSLEKPSLEESGDISDLPKLESGYTYIQHEDDNMGTYEIFSKMVKQGNPGLCITRENPAKIREKYNIQKTPIVWLTKNKSSESPSIAPSEIFKLHPTIENFMKKAQEGIILVDGLEYLILENDFKSVVKFIEQTNDSIMVSDSRLIFNIDSNIFEPKEYHLLKRWMKPLKEEI, from the coding sequence TTGACAAACGATTTGCCTAAAATACTGGTCGTCGATGATGAGAGTACAAATCTTGAAGTGATGGAAGCTTATCTTTCAAGTGACTACGAGATTGCTATGGCTACTAGTGGTAAAGAAGCATTAGAACAGGTCAAGCAATTCCAGCCTGACATCATACTCCTCGATATCCTTATGCCGATCATGGATGGTTTCCAAACCTGTAAGTTGCTCAAAACCGACGAAGAAACAAAATTTATCCCCATAATCCTTGTTACAGCCCTATCTGAAAAAGAGGATAGAATAAAGGGCATTGAAGCAGGTGCAGATGAATTTCTCACCAAACCCATTAACATACTTGAACTTAAAAGCAGGATAAGGTCCTTGCTAAAGTTAAAGCACCAGCACGACCTGTTACTTGAAGAAAGGGACACAGCACAGAAGTACCTCAACATAGCAGGTGTTCTAATACTTGTGCTTGATAATGATCAAAACATCATCGAAATTAATAATAAGGGTACCCATGTGCTTGAATGCACCAGAGAAGAAATAATTGGCCTTAACTGGTACAACAATTTTATTCCTGAAGAGTACCGAACTGAATCAAAAGAACGCTTTAACAATCTTGTGAAGGATTCTAGCAGAGATGTAGGCGACATTCCTGAAAAAACTATAATGACGAGAAAAGGGAACGAAAAAATACTTTCATGGAGTGCCATAAAGTTAAAGGATAAAAATGGGAAGACTTATGGAATCCTTTGTTCAGGTGAAGATATAACATTACAGAAAAATGTAGAAAATAATCTTAAAAAAGCGAATGAGCATTTAGATCTGCTTATTAAGATGTCACCTATTGCTACAATTGTAATTAATGAAGAAAACAAGATCCTAAAAGCTAATGAAAGTGTAGCTGAACTTTTGGGTTTTGAAATTAACGACATGCTTCATACACCAATGTCAAAACTTGTTCTTGATAACCAGAATATCGAGTTTACTGATAAAAAAGATATGATAATAGGATTTCTAAAGAAAAATGGAGATTCTATTGACCTTAATGTCTCTACATCTCTTATCAAAAAAAATGATGATGAAAAAGAATTGATCATCAACCTCCAGAACATATCAGAATTACGAGGTCTTTTGATCGATCCTTCGCTGGAAAAACCTTCACTTGAAGAAAGCGGTGATATAAGTGACCTGCCCAAACTTGAATCAGGATATACATATATACAGCATGAAGATGACAACATGGGCACATATGAGATCTTTTCAAAGATGGTAAAACAAGGCAATCCGGGTCTTTGTATCACCAGGGAAAATCCTGCAAAGATCAGGGAAAAATATAATATCCAAAAAACACCGATCGTCTGGCTTACAAAAAACAAAAGTTCAGAATCCCCATCCATTGCCCCTTCCGAGATATTCAAACTTCACCCAACGATTGAAAATTTCATGAAAAAAGCACAGGAGGGGATTATACTAGTTGATGGACTGGAATACCTTATCCTTGAGAATGATTTTAAGTCTGTGGTTAAGTTCATTGAGCAAACCAATGACAGCATAATGGTATCAGATTCCAGATTGATCTTCAATATTGATTCGAATATCTTCGAGCCAAAGGAATACCACCTACTAAAGAGATGGATGAAACCGTTAAAGGAAGAAATTTAA
- a CDS encoding NAD(+)/NADH kinase, which produces MIIKKIGIVSRCDHEDALEMVRNIVEHFNSKVEIAITPKTAEPLNLHDVEITPVEKMREKDVELLISVGGDGTVLRNIARMEDPLPILGINMGTLGFLVDVNPSEAIETIEKVLKGFKYSERSRLSVNLNGEKIPPATNEVVLTTARPAKILTFRITIDDRKVEDIRADGVVIATPTGSTAYAMSAGGPIIDPNVNATLIVPLAPFKLSSRPWVVPAESLIKVEMIIPEKEAALVVDGQYTHNIQENDVVTLTMSNFPARFVETSASGFYERVESKLR; this is translated from the coding sequence ATGATCATCAAAAAGATCGGGATAGTATCGCGGTGTGACCATGAAGATGCACTTGAGATGGTAAGGAATATCGTAGAACACTTCAATTCGAAAGTTGAGATCGCCATAACTCCTAAAACTGCCGAACCCCTGAACCTACATGATGTGGAGATCACACCAGTGGAAAAGATGAGGGAAAAGGACGTCGAACTTCTAATTTCCGTAGGGGGAGACGGCACAGTACTTCGCAATATTGCCCGCATGGAGGACCCGCTTCCAATATTAGGTATAAACATGGGAACACTTGGATTTCTTGTGGATGTAAATCCATCAGAGGCAATTGAGACCATTGAAAAAGTTCTGAAAGGTTTCAAGTACAGTGAGCGTTCCCGCCTTTCCGTCAATCTCAACGGGGAAAAGATACCACCTGCAACCAATGAAGTTGTGCTCACAACAGCAAGACCTGCAAAGATACTTACATTCAGGATAACTATCGATGACCGGAAAGTGGAGGACATACGTGCCGACGGCGTTGTGATTGCGACCCCGACGGGATCTACTGCATATGCAATGAGTGCTGGCGGACCTATCATCGATCCAAATGTCAATGCAACGCTAATTGTACCCCTTGCACCTTTCAAGTTATCTTCAAGACCATGGGTAGTTCCTGCAGAGAGCCTTATCAAGGTCGAGATGATCATTCCGGAAAAGGAAGCAGCCCTTGTAGTTGACGGGCAGTACACCCATAATATACAGGAGAACGATGTTGTTACCCTTACAATGTCCAATTTCCCCGCAAGATTTGTAGAAACATCCGCAAGCGGTTTTTATGAGAGAGTAGAGAGCAAGCTCAGATAA
- a CDS encoding TIGR00288 family NYN domain-containing protein — protein sequence MQNVKTGFGSIVKYLSTKKETDRRRIGLLVDGPNVLRKEFNVNLEEIRDVLKEYGNVKIGRVFLNQYASDKLVEAIENNGFEPIICSSDVDVRLAVEGMELVYNPTIDTIALVTRDADFKPLLSKANEHGKETIIFGVEPGFSTALRNSSDYVVILNNNQMNYYDEEDAENIKQKRFTST from the coding sequence ATGCAGAACGTTAAAACTGGATTTGGTTCCATTGTCAAATATCTTAGTACAAAAAAGGAAACCGACAGGAGGCGTATAGGACTCCTTGTAGATGGGCCTAATGTACTACGTAAGGAATTTAATGTAAATCTTGAAGAAATACGCGATGTATTAAAAGAATATGGCAATGTCAAGATCGGCAGGGTATTCCTGAACCAATATGCCTCGGACAAACTTGTAGAGGCAATAGAGAACAATGGGTTCGAACCTATCATATGTTCCAGTGATGTTGATGTACGTCTTGCAGTAGAAGGAATGGAACTTGTTTACAACCCTACAATTGATACTATTGCACTGGTAACAAGGGATGCTGATTTCAAACCACTTCTAAGTAAGGCCAATGAACATGGGAAAGAGACCATTATCTTTGGTGTTGAACCCGGATTCTCAACAGCTTTACGAAATTCATCCGATTATGTTGTAATACTTAATAACAACCAGATGAACTATTATGATGAGGAAGATGCTGAAAATATAAAGCAAAAAAGATTCACCTCAACTTAA
- a CDS encoding bifunctional fructose-bisphosphatase/inositol-phosphate phosphatase, producing MITFPQALELCDLLSDAAGNAISNLVDTSEAFETVYVGADGTDTKLIDDVSEKAILEVLRENGRSMRILSEEFGEIKLGEDPEFSIILDPLDGTYNVANGIPVYSISIAIGNPDHTSVYFGYVKNLANGDVFHAGLGKGAYFNGQRIAPSRNHALNTFCISLYGYRKNVERTVDLCKSVRRIRILGSVALELCYVASGRLDAFVDVRGSLRLVDVAAGKLVIEEAGGKVTDGKGSPLKLKGSVINPLYMVASNGYAHSDILNLIERH from the coding sequence ATGATAACTTTTCCACAGGCGCTGGAATTGTGTGATCTCTTATCAGATGCCGCAGGAAATGCAATTTCCAATCTTGTCGATACATCTGAAGCTTTCGAAACAGTCTATGTCGGTGCTGATGGGACCGATACCAAACTGATTGATGACGTATCAGAGAAAGCAATACTTGAGGTCCTCCGGGAAAATGGTCGTTCAATGAGGATCTTAAGTGAGGAATTCGGAGAGATAAAGCTGGGTGAAGATCCCGAATTTTCCATTATTCTGGACCCGCTTGATGGCACATACAATGTTGCCAATGGCATTCCTGTCTACAGCATTTCAATTGCAATTGGTAATCCGGACCATACTTCTGTTTATTTTGGATATGTGAAGAACCTTGCAAATGGGGATGTTTTCCATGCAGGGTTGGGAAAGGGAGCATATTTTAATGGTCAAAGGATCGCACCTTCCAGAAATCATGCCCTGAACACATTCTGCATAAGCCTCTATGGATATCGCAAGAATGTAGAAAGGACAGTGGATCTTTGCAAGAGCGTTCGCAGGATAAGAATACTCGGAAGCGTGGCTTTGGAGCTATGTTATGTAGCATCCGGGCGGCTTGATGCATTCGTTGATGTTCGCGGTTCCCTGCGTCTTGTGGATGTTGCTGCCGGAAAGTTGGTAATAGAGGAAGCCGGAGGCAAGGTTACCGATGGAAAAGGCTCCCCGCTTAAGCTCAAAGGAAGTGTTATAAATCCACTTTATATGGTAGCTTCGAACGGATATGCACATTCTGATATATTGAACCTTATAGAGAGGCACTAA
- a CDS encoding damage-control phosphatase ARMT1 family protein, which translates to MKMDARCTYCLLSRVHYEAQLSTNDTELIHKTMLAGIDVLKETYKPGVAAGVVSTAIHRKAYEMLNDEDPYFELRQLSNRIAQKVYPYAHSLVYAGDPTDEEMFRRAVLASVIGNFFDFGIMGFDVGEDVFDETFAEIFRKGLDVDDTSEMFKMLDDVVYVVDNCGEIILDTLVFDIIRKVGGKITLVVRGAPMLTDVTMENVRELELDKKVDRVLTTGSNAVGVCFEEAPPEFIDALENASLIISKGMANYETMSERNFEAIAYLLRTKCEAVAEDMGLEMGYSVAKLVR; encoded by the coding sequence ATGAAAATGGATGCAAGATGTACGTATTGCCTTCTTTCAAGAGTGCACTATGAAGCACAGCTTTCAACCAATGACACCGAGCTTATACACAAGACCATGCTTGCAGGGATCGATGTGCTCAAAGAGACCTACAAACCAGGAGTAGCTGCCGGAGTAGTATCAACAGCCATCCACAGGAAGGCTTACGAAATGCTCAATGATGAGGACCCATATTTTGAGCTCAGGCAATTAAGCAACCGGATCGCACAAAAAGTGTATCCATATGCACATTCCCTGGTTTATGCTGGCGATCCGACAGACGAGGAAATGTTCAGAAGGGCAGTACTAGCATCTGTTATTGGAAATTTCTTCGATTTCGGCATCATGGGATTTGACGTTGGAGAAGACGTTTTTGATGAGACCTTTGCGGAAATATTCCGGAAAGGGCTTGATGTGGACGATACCTCCGAGATGTTCAAAATGCTTGATGATGTTGTATATGTGGTTGACAACTGCGGAGAGATTATCCTTGACACCCTTGTTTTTGACATCATCAGGAAAGTTGGTGGCAAGATCACACTCGTAGTACGCGGCGCCCCCATGCTTACTGACGTCACAATGGAGAATGTACGGGAGCTGGAGCTGGACAAGAAAGTTGATCGAGTGCTGACCACAGGATCAAATGCAGTAGGTGTCTGCTTTGAGGAAGCACCCCCTGAGTTCATCGATGCCCTGGAGAATGCCAGCCTGATAATAAGCAAAGGAATGGCTAACTACGAAACCATGTCCGAAAGGAATTTTGAAGCAATTGCATATCTGCTTCGTACCAAATGCGAAGCGGTAGCAGAAGACATGGGCCTTGAGATGGGATATTCCGTAGCAAAGCTCGTGAGATGA
- a CDS encoding type II glyceraldehyde-3-phosphate dehydrogenase, which yields MTKAKVAINGYGTIGKRVADAVMLQDDMEIIGIAKTRPNFETVIAQEKGYPVYTLADRVEAMEKEGIDVAGTVEEMIEAADVVVDCTPGKIGATNKELYEKAGTKAIWQGGEAHDLAGCSFNAETNYEEALGKDFVRVVSCNTTGLCRVLSPLDKEFGVKKARVTLMRRSADPNDIKHGPINAIVPNPITLPSHHGPDVKTVIPGIDVATTAVKLPTTLMHMHTINLELEKECTAEDVKNILAEQSRVRFVGQGITSTAEIMELAKDLGRPRGDMWENCIWDESITMYEGELYFFQAIHQESDVIPENVDAIRAMMELESEGQKSIAETNSKMGI from the coding sequence ATGACTAAAGCTAAAGTTGCAATAAACGGATACGGAACCATTGGTAAGAGAGTGGCAGATGCTGTAATGCTTCAGGATGATATGGAGATCATCGGTATTGCAAAGACTCGCCCTAACTTCGAGACTGTAATTGCACAGGAGAAAGGATATCCTGTCTACACTCTTGCGGACAGGGTAGAAGCAATGGAAAAGGAAGGCATCGATGTTGCAGGTACCGTTGAGGAAATGATCGAAGCAGCCGATGTTGTGGTTGACTGTACACCAGGTAAAATTGGTGCTACTAACAAGGAACTTTACGAGAAGGCAGGCACCAAGGCTATCTGGCAGGGTGGCGAAGCACATGACCTTGCAGGTTGCTCCTTCAACGCTGAGACCAACTACGAAGAGGCTCTTGGCAAGGACTTCGTAAGAGTCGTTTCCTGTAACACAACCGGACTTTGCCGCGTTCTTTCACCACTCGATAAGGAGTTTGGGGTAAAGAAGGCACGTGTAACACTTATGAGAAGATCTGCTGACCCTAATGATATCAAACACGGCCCTATCAATGCTATCGTCCCGAATCCTATCACATTGCCCTCACACCACGGCCCTGATGTAAAGACCGTTATACCCGGCATTGACGTTGCAACAACAGCAGTCAAGCTTCCTACAACATTAATGCACATGCATACCATCAACCTTGAGCTTGAGAAGGAATGTACTGCAGAAGATGTCAAGAATATCCTTGCAGAGCAGAGCCGTGTCAGGTTCGTTGGACAGGGAATCACATCCACCGCCGAGATCATGGAACTCGCAAAGGACCTTGGAAGGCCAAGAGGTGACATGTGGGAGAACTGCATATGGGATGAATCCATCACAATGTATGAAGGAGAACTTTACTTCTTCCAGGCGATCCACCAGGAATCAGATGTCATTCCTGAGAATGTGGATGCCATCCGCGCAATGATGGAGCTTGAGAGCGAGGGACAGAAGTCCATTGCTGAAACGAATAGTAAAATGGGCATCTAA
- a CDS encoding diphthine--ammonia ligase gives MKLGVLFSSGKDSNYALHIMQERGYSIECLITIKSRNPDSYMFHTPNIDLARLQAEAMGLPLLETFTQGEKELELEDLKNAIMQAQDEYGIEGIVTGALYSNYQKDRIEKICNELGLESFSPLWHIDQEQEMRELLEKGFEFIFSSIAAYGLNSNWVGKIIFSSDVDRLVKLNEKIGLNIAGEGGEFESFVTDAPMFMKKIKINKFRLVERDEYTANVVIEDAELVDKNNK, from the coding sequence GTGAAACTGGGTGTTCTTTTTAGTTCCGGAAAAGATTCGAACTATGCATTGCATATTATGCAGGAGAGGGGTTATTCTATCGAATGCCTGATCACTATCAAGAGCAGGAATCCTGATTCATATATGTTCCACACTCCCAATATCGATCTTGCACGACTGCAGGCCGAAGCTATGGGATTGCCTTTACTGGAAACCTTCACTCAGGGTGAGAAGGAACTTGAGCTTGAAGATCTTAAGAACGCGATCATGCAGGCTCAGGATGAATATGGAATTGAGGGCATTGTGACCGGTGCACTATATTCCAATTACCAGAAGGACCGGATCGAGAAGATATGCAATGAACTGGGTCTTGAGTCATTCTCTCCATTATGGCACATCGATCAGGAGCAGGAAATGAGAGAGCTGCTGGAAAAGGGATTTGAGTTCATCTTCAGTAGCATTGCAGCATATGGTCTGAACAGCAACTGGGTTGGTAAGATTATATTTAGCAGTGATGTGGATCGGCTTGTAAAGCTCAACGAGAAGATCGGCTTGAACATTGCAGGTGAGGGTGGCGAGTTTGAGAGCTTTGTTACCGATGCTCCGATGTTCATGAAAAAGATAAAGATAAATAAGTTCAGACTTGTCGAACGTGATGAGTACACTGCAAATGTTGTAATTGAGGATGCAGAACTTGTAGATAAGAATAATAAATAA